In Pseudoalteromonas carrageenovora IAM 12662, the following proteins share a genomic window:
- a CDS encoding TonB-dependent receptor, whose amino-acid sequence MRAKKSVLSLAVTLAMTTGLALSTQVHAQQEQAEQEQQKTAEATNDSFEKIVVTSQKRTQSLSEVPLAVSVLNGDQIDSAFANNMEGLQSLVPSVSFRKGTTTRNSALTVRGIGTISFSIAAEPSVATVVDGVVLGRSGQAFADLYDVDRIEVLRGPQGTLFGKNASAGVVNITTKDPSYDTTGSVETSFYQDNEYRFKGVVSGGLTDDLAASLTVFKGKFDGYIDNVYNNEKVNGYDREGARAVFKYEPEDDLSVKFIAEFYNADDDCCADLEALPSGRNPDSQAVPDSNGIVDGVADIDLDQRKVDHDYESRTIDEHSAFSVQVDKTIGDYTYTSITAQRSWDNTEYREGDFTSIAGDSNDPVFDAPFQLHDLGAQQWDQFSQEFRVTSNLAGPFNYVAGLFYWNMDSQRNFTRDASCQNNGGQLDAAMANYAQNNLSGAELDAALADLDGYAQGLGVSCNANDIVSATAYMSTEFNNWAAFADGTYDLSEDLRVLFGIRYTDDEVSYTHRRVSNDVYGRTGVGVRPATLNTDDAGKAEETNVSGRLGMQYDLGDGQMVYGTYSQGYKGPGFNIYYNFNPDTDSREISPEESDAFELGYKYASREFVFNMALFRTEIEGFQANNFDCSDGTCITRLTNAGDVSTQGVEVDFMWAATDSLTFTGGVAYIKAEIDEFNCPAEVAAGSCTDRSGLDVPFSPDLKYSLTADYFIETEHGFNVHINSSYIYTDEQYSDLPDNVGEFNPASLLPDYGILNASVGLSFKDDAFRVSLIAKNLTDESYATTYSGDNFRYQIPRDAERYFGVSFKARF is encoded by the coding sequence ATGAGAGCTAAAAAGTCCGTCTTAAGCTTGGCAGTCACGTTAGCAATGACAACCGGTTTAGCACTAAGCACGCAAGTACACGCGCAGCAAGAGCAAGCCGAACAAGAACAACAAAAAACAGCAGAAGCTACAAACGATTCATTTGAAAAAATAGTAGTTACCTCGCAAAAGCGAACGCAAAGCTTAAGTGAAGTGCCGCTTGCGGTATCAGTGCTTAATGGTGATCAGATTGACTCTGCATTTGCTAATAACATGGAAGGCTTACAGTCACTTGTACCTTCGGTGAGCTTTAGAAAAGGCACCACAACCCGTAACTCAGCGCTAACGGTGCGCGGTATTGGTACTATTTCGTTTAGTATTGCCGCTGAGCCAAGTGTAGCAACCGTGGTTGATGGCGTAGTACTTGGCCGCTCTGGTCAAGCCTTTGCCGATTTATATGATGTAGACCGCATTGAAGTACTGCGCGGCCCACAAGGTACACTATTTGGTAAAAATGCCTCTGCGGGTGTGGTAAATATAACGACAAAAGATCCTTCGTACGACACAACCGGCAGCGTAGAAACCTCGTTTTATCAAGATAACGAATACCGATTTAAAGGCGTTGTAAGCGGTGGTTTAACCGACGATTTAGCAGCAAGCTTAACCGTGTTTAAAGGTAAGTTTGATGGCTACATTGATAACGTTTACAACAACGAAAAAGTAAACGGCTATGACCGAGAAGGTGCGCGCGCCGTATTTAAATACGAGCCAGAAGATGATTTAAGCGTAAAATTTATTGCTGAATTTTATAATGCAGACGACGACTGTTGTGCCGATTTAGAAGCCCTACCAAGTGGCCGTAATCCAGATTCGCAAGCAGTACCAGACAGCAACGGCATTGTTGATGGCGTAGCCGATATTGACCTAGATCAGCGCAAAGTGGATCACGACTACGAGTCGCGCACTATTGATGAACATAGCGCGTTTTCGGTGCAGGTTGATAAAACCATTGGCGATTACACGTATACCTCAATTACAGCGCAGCGCTCGTGGGATAACACAGAATACCGCGAAGGCGACTTTACCTCTATTGCTGGCGACAGTAACGACCCTGTATTCGATGCACCGTTTCAGTTGCACGACTTAGGCGCACAGCAATGGGATCAGTTTTCCCAAGAGTTTAGAGTTACCTCAAATCTAGCAGGCCCATTTAACTATGTTGCTGGTTTATTTTACTGGAACATGGACTCACAACGTAACTTTACTCGTGATGCGAGTTGTCAAAATAACGGTGGCCAATTAGATGCTGCAATGGCGAATTACGCGCAAAATAACCTATCGGGCGCAGAGCTTGATGCCGCACTTGCCGATTTAGATGGTTACGCACAAGGTTTAGGTGTTAGCTGTAACGCTAACGATATTGTGTCGGCAACCGCATATATGAGCACCGAGTTTAACAACTGGGCAGCCTTTGCCGACGGTACTTACGATTTATCTGAAGATTTACGCGTACTATTTGGTATTCGTTACACCGACGACGAAGTGTCGTACACGCATCGCCGTGTAAGTAACGATGTATATGGCCGAACCGGTGTAGGCGTACGCCCAGCAACACTAAATACTGACGATGCAGGCAAAGCAGAAGAAACCAACGTATCGGGTCGTTTAGGTATGCAATACGATTTAGGCGATGGCCAAATGGTATACGGTACTTATTCGCAAGGTTACAAAGGGCCTGGTTTTAATATTTATTATAACTTTAATCCAGACACCGACAGCCGTGAAATATCGCCAGAAGAGTCAGACGCGTTTGAGCTTGGTTACAAATACGCAAGCCGCGAGTTTGTGTTTAACATGGCACTTTTCAGAACAGAAATTGAAGGCTTTCAAGCTAACAATTTTGACTGTTCAGACGGCACCTGTATTACCCGCTTAACAAACGCGGGCGATGTTAGCACGCAAGGTGTTGAAGTTGACTTTATGTGGGCTGCAACCGACTCACTTACATTTACCGGTGGCGTAGCTTATATTAAAGCCGAAATTGACGAGTTTAATTGTCCGGCAGAAGTAGCAGCAGGCTCATGTACTGACCGATCTGGTTTAGATGTCCCATTTTCGCCAGATTTAAAATACTCACTAACAGCCGATTACTTTATTGAAACTGAGCATGGCTTTAACGTACACATAAATAGCTCATACATTTACACCGATGAGCAATACTCAGACTTACCCGACAACGTAGGCGAGTTTAACCCCGCGTCGTTACTGCCAGATTACGGAATTTTAAACGCAAGCGTTGGCTTATCGTTTAAAGATGATGCATTTAGAGTATCGCTTATTGCCAAAAACTTGACCGACGAAAGCTACGCAACTACTTACAGTGGTGACAACTTCCGTTACCAAATTCCGCGTGATGCAGAGCGTTACTTTGGCGTATCGTTTAAGGCACGTTTTTAA
- a CDS encoding solute:sodium symporter family transporter — MEGMNITMTLLSCLAFMALVGYISYQKTKGEVNTQDGYFLAGRGLTGTFIAGSMILTNLSAEQLIGLNGSAYGYNLSSMAWEVTAGVSTIIMALIFLPRYLAGAFSTLPEFLRDRFDDTVRRMTVILFMVGYCFITIPSVLYSGSIAVLRLFDVPTLLNMSYQASLIVTIITVGSVGAIYAVFGGLKAVAVSDTINGVGLLIIGILVPTLGLIALGDGNFADGLSTLVNTDTEKLNAIGSSEDPVPFGTIFTGMILANLFYWGTNQYVIQRTLGAKNLVEGQKGVLFSGYFKVLVPFMMMIPGVIAYHLYKHESLQTIDLAYPHLVKDVLPQYLSGFFLAVLLGAVFSSFNSLLNSAATLFCLDVYKPMKKDKVSDEKLIKVAKITSIVIAILSFITAPLLMFAPEGLWHIIRVFTGFYNIPVITIVLVGLFTRKVPALGAKVAIIFHIIAYTLLKFVWDVDINFIHIYAILFFIELAIMLGIGYYKPLATPWVFTRKAEVDLNPWKYALPCAIVLVSLIVSLYILFSPLGLVGGTSVYFVPSLAAVWSTALVLSWWSVRRWHKRYENSLAHIGVAKGT; from the coding sequence ATGGAAGGTATGAACATTACCATGACACTGCTATCGTGCTTGGCGTTTATGGCGCTGGTAGGATATATCTCGTACCAAAAAACCAAAGGGGAAGTTAACACCCAAGACGGCTACTTTTTAGCGGGGCGTGGTTTAACGGGTACATTTATAGCGGGGTCGATGATCCTCACTAACTTATCGGCCGAGCAACTTATTGGCCTTAATGGCTCAGCGTATGGTTACAACCTAAGTTCAATGGCGTGGGAAGTAACAGCTGGGGTATCAACTATTATAATGGCGCTGATCTTTTTACCGCGCTATTTAGCCGGTGCGTTTTCTACCTTACCTGAATTTTTACGGGATCGTTTTGACGATACAGTTCGCCGCATGACGGTGATCTTATTTATGGTAGGGTATTGTTTTATAACGATCCCTTCTGTTTTGTACTCAGGATCAATCGCCGTTCTTAGGCTGTTTGATGTACCTACCTTATTAAATATGAGCTACCAAGCAAGCTTAATTGTAACCATTATTACAGTAGGCTCCGTGGGCGCTATTTACGCGGTATTTGGCGGTTTAAAGGCAGTTGCAGTATCAGATACCATTAACGGTGTTGGGTTATTAATTATTGGTATTTTAGTGCCTACACTTGGGCTTATTGCCCTTGGCGATGGCAATTTTGCCGATGGCCTAAGTACACTTGTAAACACCGATACCGAAAAGCTTAACGCCATCGGTAGCAGTGAAGATCCCGTGCCATTTGGCACCATTTTTACCGGTATGATCCTCGCTAATTTATTTTACTGGGGCACAAATCAGTACGTGATCCAGCGTACATTGGGCGCCAAAAACTTAGTAGAAGGTCAAAAGGGCGTGTTGTTTTCAGGGTACTTTAAAGTGCTAGTGCCCTTTATGATGATGATCCCAGGCGTAATTGCGTATCACCTTTACAAGCACGAAAGCTTACAAACCATTGATTTAGCTTACCCACATTTAGTTAAAGATGTACTGCCTCAGTACTTATCTGGGTTCTTTTTAGCGGTGCTACTAGGTGCGGTATTTAGCTCGTTTAATTCACTGCTAAATAGTGCAGCCACATTGTTTTGTTTAGATGTTTACAAACCAATGAAAAAAGACAAAGTAAGCGATGAAAAGCTAATTAAAGTGGCCAAAATTACCAGTATTGTAATTGCTATATTGTCGTTTATTACTGCGCCATTACTGATGTTTGCGCCAGAAGGTTTATGGCACATTATTCGTGTATTTACAGGCTTTTATAACATTCCGGTCATCACAATTGTATTAGTGGGTTTGTTTACCCGCAAAGTGCCTGCACTGGGCGCTAAAGTGGCCATTATCTTCCATATTATTGCCTACACTTTGCTTAAATTTGTGTGGGACGTAGACATTAACTTTATCCATATTTACGCCATTTTGTTCTTTATAGAACTCGCGATTATGTTGGGTATTGGTTACTACAAACCCCTTGCAACACCTTGGGTATTTACCCGTAAAGCAGAGGTAGACCTTAATCCTTGGAAATACGCATTACCTTGCGCCATTGTATTAGTAAGCTTGATTGTTAGCTTATATATATTATTTTCGCCACTCGGATTGGTTGGTGGAACCAGTGTGTACTTTGTACCAAGTTTAGCTGCTGTATGGTCTACAGCCTTAGTGCTTAGCTGGTGGAGTGTACGCCGATGGCATAAGCGTTACGAAAATAGCTTAGCGCATATTGGCGTTGCTAAAGGCACATAA
- a CDS encoding glycoside hydrolase family 31 protein, producing MNAFELREPDWNAIEPARLTAEPKLQGHVLVLPTQFGEVSVTISQFGLRLNAGTTHDETFKILTTTPSNLPLSLNKLDQGFAATAGEYRLEFYSDPFYFKLYKNDKLVQQSATDGHFVRQHRLPPLAKTDNGWILSLELNYDEAVYGLGEKWGKLDKRGQLIRSYNHDALGVNAEKSYKNTPYAWSPEGWNLFVHTPAPVTHGVGYALWSQRAYVCLVEDDALDVFLYQEQTPAQSINRYCELTGFAPVPPQWSFGVILSKAYYKDANELLSVAREVRAKNMPCDVITLDGRAWQDTDTRFAFEWDPTRYADPKPVLDELKAMDFKICVWEYPMISVNNPLFAKAAENGWLIKDKRTGKAYQYEWDLSPFGEVLTPLPESGILDFTHPDAYEYWLESHKPLFEFGVDMIKADFGEQLEDENMVSHSGDSGIRLHNVYSMLYNRCVYEAAEKYCKTGPFLFSRSAWTGSQRFPAQWGGDPQADWQGLAASIRGSLAWGMSGGPFFATDIGGFYKDTRDAELYVRWAQASVFSAHMRLHGIGPREPWSYTEQASDAVFAALKLRYQLIPYLQECAEQAQQTGLPIQRAMALAFPDDVLAHSFDQQFMCGEKLLVVPCVVPNGKVKFYLPQGEWVRFPDGQAFQGGKYYEETLELTQMAVFVRKGDTLMLGPEVQHTEQDMSQLTAWPK from the coding sequence ATGAATGCATTTGAATTACGTGAGCCAGACTGGAACGCAATAGAGCCAGCACGCTTGACTGCAGAGCCTAAGTTACAAGGCCATGTGCTAGTTTTACCGACTCAATTTGGCGAGGTTAGCGTTACAATAAGCCAGTTTGGTTTACGTTTAAATGCAGGCACCACGCATGACGAGACGTTTAAAATATTAACCACCACCCCTTCAAACTTACCGCTATCACTTAATAAATTAGACCAAGGCTTTGCAGCCACCGCCGGTGAGTACCGCTTAGAATTTTACAGCGACCCGTTTTACTTTAAGCTTTATAAAAACGATAAATTAGTACAGCAATCAGCAACCGATGGCCACTTTGTGCGCCAGCACCGTTTACCGCCACTGGCTAAAACCGATAACGGTTGGATTTTAAGCCTAGAGCTTAATTATGACGAAGCCGTATACGGGCTTGGCGAAAAATGGGGCAAGCTTGATAAACGCGGCCAACTTATTCGTTCATACAACCACGATGCGCTAGGCGTCAACGCCGAAAAGTCTTATAAAAACACACCGTATGCATGGAGCCCAGAGGGCTGGAACTTATTTGTACACACACCAGCGCCTGTTACACATGGTGTAGGTTACGCGCTTTGGTCGCAACGTGCTTATGTGTGTTTAGTAGAAGACGACGCGCTAGATGTATTTTTATACCAAGAGCAAACGCCTGCACAAAGTATTAATCGCTACTGCGAGCTAACTGGTTTTGCACCGGTACCACCACAGTGGAGTTTTGGTGTTATTTTATCAAAAGCGTACTACAAAGACGCCAACGAGCTATTAAGTGTCGCCCGCGAAGTACGCGCTAAAAATATGCCGTGCGATGTAATAACTCTTGATGGCCGTGCATGGCAAGACACCGACACCCGCTTTGCCTTTGAGTGGGATCCAACACGTTACGCCGACCCAAAACCTGTGCTTGATGAATTAAAAGCCATGGATTTTAAAATTTGCGTGTGGGAATACCCAATGATCTCGGTAAACAACCCATTATTTGCTAAAGCGGCCGAAAACGGCTGGCTAATAAAAGACAAACGCACAGGTAAAGCGTATCAATACGAGTGGGATTTAAGCCCATTTGGCGAAGTACTTACGCCATTACCGGAGTCGGGTATTTTAGATTTTACTCATCCCGATGCTTACGAATACTGGCTGGAGTCGCACAAGCCATTGTTTGAGTTTGGCGTAGATATGATAAAAGCAGACTTTGGCGAACAGCTAGAAGACGAAAACATGGTATCGCACAGTGGCGACAGCGGCATTAGACTGCATAATGTTTATAGCATGCTGTACAACCGCTGCGTTTATGAAGCCGCAGAAAAGTACTGCAAAACAGGGCCATTTTTATTTAGCCGCTCAGCGTGGACTGGCAGCCAACGTTTCCCTGCACAATGGGGTGGCGACCCACAAGCCGATTGGCAAGGTTTAGCAGCGAGCATTCGCGGTAGCTTAGCGTGGGGCATGTCGGGCGGGCCATTTTTTGCAACCGACATTGGTGGTTTTTACAAAGATACGCGCGATGCAGAGCTTTATGTTCGCTGGGCGCAAGCGTCGGTATTTAGTGCGCACATGCGTTTACATGGCATTGGCCCACGCGAACCGTGGTCATACACCGAGCAAGCAAGTGACGCGGTATTTGCAGCGCTTAAATTACGCTATCAGTTAATTCCTTACTTACAAGAATGTGCAGAGCAAGCGCAGCAAACTGGGCTGCCTATTCAGCGTGCTATGGCACTGGCGTTTCCTGATGACGTACTGGCACATAGTTTCGATCAGCAATTTATGTGCGGCGAAAAACTCCTTGTTGTGCCATGTGTTGTACCAAACGGTAAAGTTAAATTTTATTTACCACAAGGCGAGTGGGTGCGATTCCCTGATGGGCAGGCGTTCCAAGGCGGCAAGTATTACGAAGAAACACTTGAGCTTACACAAATGGCCGTATTTGTTCGTAAAGGCGATACGCTCATGCTAGGCCCAGAGGTTCAACACACAGAGCAAGACATGAGCCAGCTAACAGCATGGCCAAAATAA
- a CDS encoding sulfite exporter TauE/SafE family protein: MLSISLELILIMALCLSLATIMQTLSGFGFGLLVVASFTLLDVLPLTATTFLVSLLGLVNSTTVVVKNRSSVKVPELKLMLYTGIPLMLIGFILLEYMSSHLTQFLNFILGISILLCCGLMLIGRERANKQSSSSSFLIAGGVSGLLGGLFSTSGPPLVFQCYKQAWSIEAIRSTLLAVFTIGGLVRVGIALFGTLPELDIMFLIAAAIPLVLLVTQFARKLTPYVDAKWIRIIAIALLGLSGVSLVATSAPGIF, encoded by the coding sequence GTGCTCAGTATTTCGTTAGAACTCATATTGATTATGGCACTGTGCCTAAGCCTTGCCACCATAATGCAAACGCTTAGCGGGTTTGGCTTTGGATTGCTGGTGGTTGCCAGTTTTACGCTGCTAGATGTTTTACCGCTCACCGCGACTACATTTTTAGTGAGCTTATTGGGTTTGGTTAACTCCACAACGGTGGTGGTTAAAAACCGCAGCTCGGTAAAAGTTCCCGAGCTTAAACTAATGTTGTATACCGGCATTCCGTTAATGCTGATAGGTTTTATACTGCTTGAATATATGTCGTCGCATTTAACGCAATTTTTAAACTTTATTTTAGGAATTAGTATTTTGCTGTGTTGTGGCTTAATGCTAATTGGCCGTGAAAGAGCGAACAAACAAAGCAGTAGTAGCTCATTTTTAATTGCCGGCGGCGTAAGTGGTTTGCTGGGCGGGCTGTTTTCAACTTCGGGGCCGCCGCTGGTGTTTCAGTGCTATAAACAAGCTTGGTCTATTGAGGCCATACGTAGCACCTTACTTGCGGTATTTACCATTGGTGGCTTAGTCCGTGTTGGTATTGCCTTATTTGGCACCTTACCCGAGCTCGACATTATGTTTTTAATTGCAGCGGCCATACCGCTGGTATTATTAGTAACGCAATTTGCTCGTAAATTAACGCCTTACGTCGATGCAAAATGGATTCGTATAATAGCAATCGCATTGCTTGGCCTAAGTGGCGTTTCGCTGGTGGCTACATCGGCACCGGGTATATTTTAA
- a CDS encoding GntR family transcriptional regulator — translation MSNSMFDHKLSGPSLAFQPLYLQVADYIKQLIVERRWVPGEALPSEFRLAEEFNVSQGTVRKALNLLTDDKIVTRRQGVGTFVSEHTAQDALFRFFPLQADGKGADLPKAELLSVELCPAPQDVIDALQLNKKDKVTKLVRRRILDNEFCMSETIYLPQSFFPDIHQSSDIPHTLYHYYQTKFNQTVHKTQDSIKAVLADETDAKLLAIKAGEPLLLVSRITESIEGKRIEYRLSRCRSDHYHYQIELD, via the coding sequence ATGAGTAACTCTATGTTTGATCACAAATTAAGTGGCCCAAGCTTGGCTTTTCAACCACTTTACTTACAAGTGGCTGATTATATTAAACAGCTCATTGTAGAGAGACGCTGGGTTCCTGGCGAAGCATTACCAAGCGAATTTCGCCTTGCTGAAGAATTTAATGTAAGCCAAGGCACTGTTCGTAAAGCACTTAATTTATTAACTGACGATAAAATAGTCACTCGACGCCAAGGTGTTGGTACGTTTGTATCTGAGCATACCGCGCAAGATGCCTTGTTTAGGTTTTTTCCGCTACAGGCCGACGGTAAAGGCGCCGACCTACCTAAAGCCGAGCTATTATCAGTTGAGCTTTGCCCTGCACCACAGGATGTTATTGATGCGCTGCAACTTAATAAAAAAGACAAAGTCACTAAGCTTGTACGCAGACGCATTCTCGATAACGAATTTTGTATGAGCGAAACTATATATCTACCACAAAGCTTCTTTCCTGATATACATCAAAGTAGTGATATTCCGCACACATTGTATCATTACTACCAAACCAAATTTAACCAAACTGTACATAAAACCCAAGACAGCATTAAAGCCGTTTTAGCAGATGAAACCGACGCTAAACTACTGGCGATTAAAGCAGGCGAGCCACTTTTATTAGTATCGCGCATTACCGAATCAATCGAAGGTAAACGCATAGAATACCGTTTAAGCCGATGCCGTAGCGATCATTACCACTACCAAATTGAACTTGATTGA
- a CDS encoding aldo/keto reductase translates to MSSLNNIPPVGFGLWKVAQEDCAQTVYQAIKAGYRHLDCASDYGNEEQVGDGIAQAINDGLCTREELWVTSKLWNTFHAPEHVELAIDKTLSDLKLEYLDLYLIHFPIAQTFVPIETRYPPEWFVDPDAQNPQMELAKVPLHLTWQAMEEQVHNNKAKRIGVCNYSSALIHDLMTYATIKPAMLQIESHPYLTQERIIRLAKQYDIPVTAFSPLGALSYLELEMADQTESVLEQSVVKAAAQNHGKTPAQVVLRWGVQRGTAIIPKTSKFERMKENLALFDFELTEQEMAQISALNSNRRFNDPGHFCEAAFNRFHPIYD, encoded by the coding sequence ATGAGTTCATTAAATAACATCCCTCCAGTAGGGTTCGGTTTATGGAAAGTAGCACAAGAAGATTGTGCACAAACAGTATACCAAGCCATTAAAGCAGGCTACCGCCACCTTGATTGCGCATCAGACTACGGCAACGAAGAACAAGTTGGCGATGGCATAGCCCAAGCAATTAACGACGGCCTTTGTACTCGCGAAGAATTATGGGTTACGTCAAAGCTATGGAACACCTTTCATGCGCCAGAGCATGTAGAGCTAGCCATTGATAAAACTTTGAGCGATTTAAAGCTTGAGTACCTCGACTTATACTTAATTCACTTTCCGATTGCGCAAACGTTTGTACCAATCGAAACACGCTACCCACCAGAGTGGTTTGTAGACCCAGATGCACAAAACCCACAAATGGAGCTGGCAAAAGTGCCGCTACACTTAACGTGGCAAGCAATGGAAGAGCAAGTACATAACAACAAAGCAAAACGCATTGGTGTGTGTAACTACTCAAGCGCACTTATTCACGATTTAATGACCTACGCAACAATTAAGCCTGCCATGCTGCAAATTGAGTCGCACCCTTATTTAACGCAAGAGCGAATAATAAGGCTTGCCAAACAGTACGATATTCCGGTTACTGCGTTTTCGCCGCTCGGTGCGCTTTCGTACCTTGAGCTTGAAATGGCCGATCAAACAGAGTCGGTACTTGAGCAAAGCGTAGTAAAAGCTGCGGCGCAAAACCATGGCAAAACACCAGCACAAGTTGTGCTGCGTTGGGGCGTGCAACGCGGCACTGCCATTATTCCTAAAACCTCTAAATTTGAACGCATGAAAGAAAATCTCGCGCTGTTCGACTTTGAATTAACAGAGCAAGAAATGGCGCAAATTTCTGCGCTTAATAGCAACCGCCGTTTTAACGACCCTGGGCACTTTTGTGAAGCTGCCTTTAACCGTTTTCACCCTATTTACGATTAG
- a CDS encoding TauD/TfdA family dioxygenase, whose protein sequence is MSATELNYAQVPTQLTFDDSVFPCIVVNNNNASTVEEAVAFIRAHKSELAKKLRSSGAVLFRGFPVDSAETFDTFSAGFDYDNFTYQESLSNAVRINFTERVFTANEAPKDVEIYLHHEMAQTPISPSKLFFFCKSAAEEGGATPLCRSDKLFSALKQFDSQLADDFEQKGLKYTTYMPAADDATSGQGRSWKSTLSVETKDEAHSKLTELGYEWEWLEDGSLKAITPVLPAVVTLENGVQVFYNQLIAAYMGWKGVRENPSVAITFGDGSAIPKQGLEKIVELSKDYTFDLAWQDGDVALVDNEMAMHGRRPFTGERKRQVLVALTAANA, encoded by the coding sequence ATGTCAGCTACCGAACTTAACTATGCCCAAGTGCCTACTCAATTAACGTTTGATGACTCGGTTTTTCCGTGCATTGTGGTTAATAACAATAACGCCAGCACCGTTGAAGAAGCGGTAGCTTTTATTCGCGCTCACAAAAGCGAGTTGGCTAAAAAACTACGCAGCTCAGGCGCTGTATTGTTTAGAGGCTTTCCTGTTGATAGCGCCGAAACCTTTGATACGTTTTCAGCGGGGTTTGATTACGACAACTTTACGTACCAAGAGTCGCTATCTAACGCGGTACGTATTAACTTTACCGAGCGTGTATTTACCGCTAACGAAGCACCCAAAGATGTAGAAATTTACCTTCATCACGAAATGGCACAAACACCTATTTCGCCAAGTAAGCTGTTCTTTTTTTGTAAATCGGCAGCTGAGGAAGGCGGCGCGACACCGCTTTGTCGCTCAGATAAATTATTTAGCGCATTAAAGCAATTTGATAGCCAATTAGCCGATGACTTTGAGCAAAAAGGCTTAAAGTACACCACTTATATGCCCGCAGCCGACGATGCAACATCGGGCCAAGGCCGCAGCTGGAAAAGCACCCTAAGCGTTGAAACCAAAGACGAAGCGCATAGCAAACTTACCGAGCTAGGTTACGAGTGGGAATGGCTAGAAGATGGCTCTTTAAAAGCAATTACTCCGGTTTTACCTGCAGTAGTTACGCTTGAAAACGGCGTACAGGTTTTTTATAACCAACTTATTGCCGCTTACATGGGTTGGAAAGGCGTACGCGAAAATCCATCAGTTGCTATTACTTTTGGCGATGGTAGCGCTATTCCTAAACAAGGACTTGAAAAAATTGTTGAGCTATCAAAAGACTATACCTTTGATTTAGCATGGCAAGATGGCGATGTAGCCTTAGTTGATAACGAAATGGCTATGCATGGCCGTCGCCCATTTACTGGCGAGCGCAAACGCCAAGTACTTGTTGCCCTTACGGCAGCCAACGCCTAA